From the genome of Geminicoccaceae bacterium:
CACGGCGCATCCCGGCGAACGCCTTCGGCCCGTGAACGGGAACCGACGGCACAGCCTTGCGTTGCTTCAAGCGGGATAGCATGGATCGCGACTGCCTCATCCTGACATCTATACTGCAAGTTCCATCTTATTTCGAAGCTTTATTTCAAATTCATTGACGTCGCAGGCATAGGCCAGGAATTCGACACCGGCCAGGCGCGCCTCATCGAAGGCCGCACGGTAGTCCGGATCGATGTCGCCCGCGATCGTCAGCCGTTCGACATCGCCGCGCTGGGCCACGAAAAGCAGGGTGGCGGGATGGCCGGCGCGCACCAGCTCCGCCAATGTGCGCAGATGTTTCGTTCCGCGGCTGGTCACCGCGTCGGGAAAGGCGCCGATACCGTCACGTTTCCAGCTGACGCTCTTCACCTCGATGTGGCGGGTGATCGTCTCATTGCGGGCGATGGCGAAATCGAGACGGGTGCCTTCCTCGACCCGTACCTCGCGCAAGACGGTGTCATAGCCGCTGAATTCGGGAATCGTGTGCGCTTCCAGTGCCTCGCGAGCGATGCGGTTGGCATTGAGTGTGTTGATGGCGACCCGTGCACCTTCCTGTTCGATGATCTCCAGGCGGTAGGCGAGCTTGCGTCTGGGATCGTTCGAACGGGACAGCCAGGCTTTCGCATCCTCGACCGCCAGGCCCGGGAGCCGGCCCGGATCGGCACAGTGGGCGGTGACCATGGAGCCGTCCTCCAGCCGTATGTCGGCGAGAAATCGCTTGTATCGCCTGATCAACGAGCCGCTTATGAGGGGAGCCGGCAATTGCATGTCGTTCTTTCATCCATTGGCTTCGAAGCGAGGCGCACCTTGAGTGAAACAGAGACCGTCACCGCCTGCCTGATCATCATCGGCAATGAGATCCTTTCGGGAAGAACGGTTGACGCTAACCTTCCACATATCGCGAAAAGGCTGAATGAGAAGGGCATCCGCCTCACTGAGGCCCGCATTGTGCCCGATATCGAGGCCGAGATCGTCGATGCGGTCAACATATGCCGGGCCAGGCACAACTATGTGCTGACCACCGGTGGCATCGGCCCTACCCATGATGACATCACCTCCGCCTGCATGGCAAAGGCGTTCGGCGTGCCCTTCGGGCGCAATGAGGAAGCGGCGCGCCGGCTGGAGGCCTTCTACGGCGACCGGGTCAATCCTGCGCGCATGCGCATGGCCGACATGCCGGAAGGTGTGGCGCTGATCGACAATCCGGTGAGCACGGCGCCGGGCTTCATCATCGGCAACGTCATCGTCATGGCCGGGGTACCCAAGATCATGCAGGCCATGCTCGAAAACGTCCTGCCGATCATGCAGGGCGGGGAGCCCATGCTGTCGCGCACGATTGTCGCGTACCGGCCCGAAAGCGAAATGGCACCGGCGATGGCGGGCATCGAACGCGACTTTCCCGGCATCGAGGTCGGCAGTTATCCGTTCTTCCGCATGGAGCGCTATGGTACGTCCGTCGTGCTGCGGGGCACCGACGGCGACAGACTTGCCAGGGCAGCCGCGCATCTGCTGGACTATCTCCGCGTGGAGAACATCGACCATGAAGACGCCGGCTGACGCGATCGTCGACAGACCTGCATTTTCCCGATCTTGAGAAAATTCGGACTGGTTGATTCCGTCATGTGGAAATTCACCGGATATCGATGAAATTCTCGCCCCAGATCCCGGCCTTGCGACTCATCGCGATCTTCTCCAGTTGGCGATATTGATATGGCGCGTTCTCACGGGTGAGCGCGAAGCCCTCGATCAGCAGTCTCGCTGCGAGGTCCACCGGCGGATCGAACATGCGCCGGCCGGACACCGTGCAAACGGCCGAGACAGTGTCCACCGGTGTGCAGCGCACGAAGCCGTGCACAAGGTCGTCGAGCACCAGCACGGCACGCTGACCGCAGCGCACCGGTCTCAGGCTCGTGCGGCAGTCCCGGCCGAACGGAGCGAGTTCGATGCCATAGAGGGAAAAGCGCCGGCCGGCCACGGCGAGGGTGCCGTCATCCCGGACAGATGCGAGCCCCTCCACCACGCGTGGTTCCGCCGACGCTGGACCGATTGTCAATAATCCAAGCAATGCGATGACCCATATCATGGTGATATTATCGCAAATGCAAGGAGTGCCCGGCAACCCGTTCAAGCCGGATTGCAGACGTTCTTCAGGATGAAAAGAACAATTGGTGCGGGCGGAAGGGGTCGAACCTCCGACACCGGCGGTGTAAACGCCGTGCTCTACCGCTGAGCTACGCCCGCAAGCCCACAGGGTCCCGCATGCGGTCCCATGGTGCCGGCGATTATTAGAAGCACCGGCACCATCGGGCAAGACATCCGGAACCGGTGTCTGCAATATTTGATCCGGCTGGGCCGATTGTCATTTTCAGGGCCTACTGGTTCAGGGCCTACTGGCCTGCCTGTGGCAGTTCGACCGAATTGATCATCGACCGCAGCTGCTCGATCAGGGCGCGCGACTGGGCGGCCGTGTCATCAAGCTGTCTTTGCTCGCCGCGCAGACTGGCGACCCTTTCCTCCAGCGCCTGTACCTCGGACT
Proteins encoded in this window:
- the sfsA gene encoding DNA/RNA nuclease SfsA, translating into MQLPAPLISGSLIRRYKRFLADIRLEDGSMVTAHCADPGRLPGLAVEDAKAWLSRSNDPRRKLAYRLEIIEQEGARVAINTLNANRIAREALEAHTIPEFSGYDTVLREVRVEEGTRLDFAIARNETITRHIEVKSVSWKRDGIGAFPDAVTSRGTKHLRTLAELVRAGHPATLLFVAQRGDVERLTIAGDIDPDYRAAFDEARLAGVEFLAYACDVNEFEIKLRNKMELAV
- a CDS encoding competence/damage-inducible protein A, which encodes MGFEARRTLSETETVTACLIIIGNEILSGRTVDANLPHIAKRLNEKGIRLTEARIVPDIEAEIVDAVNICRARHNYVLTTGGIGPTHDDITSACMAKAFGVPFGRNEEAARRLEAFYGDRVNPARMRMADMPEGVALIDNPVSTAPGFIIGNVIVMAGVPKIMQAMLENVLPIMQGGEPMLSRTIVAYRPESEMAPAMAGIERDFPGIEVGSYPFFRMERYGTSVVLRGTDGDRLARAAAHLLDYLRVENIDHEDAG
- a CDS encoding nuclease-like protein, giving the protein MVEGLASVRDDGTLAVAGRRFSLYGIELAPFGRDCRTSLRPVRCGQRAVLVLDDLVHGFVRCTPVDTVSAVCTVSGRRMFDPPVDLAARLLIEGFALTRENAPYQYRQLEKIAMSRKAGIWGENFIDIR